In Elephas maximus indicus isolate mEleMax1 chromosome 4, mEleMax1 primary haplotype, whole genome shotgun sequence, a genomic segment contains:
- the LOC126075604 gene encoding olfactory receptor 6C2-like: MKNLTITTFILLGLTDDPKLQIPIFIFLLLTYMLSISGNLTIISLTLVDSHLKTPMYFFLQNFAFLEISFTSACIPRYLYNIATGDRSITYNICVIQVFFIDVFGVTEFFLLAIMSYDRYVAIGKPLHYVTIMSSRVCKTLVFCCWMAGLLIIFPPLTLFLNLKFCDSNVIDYFVCDAPPILKISCSDTWLIEQLVIVCAVLTFILTLICVVLSYIYIVKTILRFPSAHQRKRAFSTCSSHMIVVSITYGSCIFIYINPSGKQSVGSNKGVIVLMTSIAPMLNPFIYTLRNKQVRQAFSDSFKRIAFVTKK, from the coding sequence ATGAAAAACCTCACAATAACAACCTTTATCCTGCTGGGACTGACAGATGACCCAAAACTTCAGattccaatttttatttttctacttctcACGTATATGTTGAGTATAAGTGGAAATCTGACCATCATATCCCTCACTTTAGTGGACTCCCACCTCaaaacacccatgtactttttcctacaAAATTTTGCCTTTTTAGAAATTTCATTCACATCTGCTTGTATTCCTAGATATTTGTACAACATAGCAACAGGTGACAGATCAATTACTTATAATATTTGTGTGATTCAAGTATTTTTCATTGATGTCTTTGGAGTGACAGAATTTTTCCTTCTGGCTAtcatgtcctatgaccgctacgTGGCCATCGGCAAGCCACTGCATTACGTGACCATCATGAGCAGCAGGGTCTGCAAGACACTTGTCTTCTGCTGTTGGATGGCTGGCTTATTGATCATATTCCCACCACTTACTTTGTTCCTAAACTTGAAATTCTGTGACTCAAATGTGATTGATTATTTCGTCTGTGATGCACCTCCTATCCTGAAGATttcctgctctgacacatggcTCATAGAGCAATTAGTTATTGTCTGTGCTGTGCTCACTTTCATTCTGACCCTTATATGTGTTGTTCTGTCCTACATATACATTGTCAAGACCATTCTAAGGTTCCCCTCTGCCCATCAGAGAAAAAGGGCCTTTTCCACCTGTTCTTCCCACATGATTGTGGTTTCCATCACTTATGGCAGCTGTATCTTTATCTACATCAATCCTTCAGGAAAGCAATCAGTGGGTAGCAATAAAGGTGTGATAGTGCTAATGACATCCATTGCACCCATGTTGAACCCATTCATTTACACTCTGAGAAACAAACAAGTGAGACAAGCCTTCAGTGACTCCTTCAAAAGAATTGCATTTGTTACAAAGAAGTAA